Proteins found in one Oryza glaberrima chromosome 4, OglaRS2, whole genome shotgun sequence genomic segment:
- the LOC127771622 gene encoding crossover junction endonuclease EME1 produces the protein MASHAAVVEIIDDDDDVAAASTPPALHKRSHAVAAAAPDSPDAFSPSPPDPKRRQLAASTIVLDDTPTPPKRRPPPVAADRSASVVADTPRSFVPCSLRNRAIAGDTPDSVLPSPSFHLDAPDSATPGSDVPCSVGLDDIVPETPGFNSPRLARPPAVPGLTSPMTARKFSGVSCPISLDSDDELDDTVYRESLTRTPSNMAKPEHAIQPCTTSCTDKVENAKSTDKKDYSKSNVGYQTNNSACKNNGTTSYNQPPRANSPCEDSTLKEADPSINNHCPQEENALPIEERKKKQQEEKRLKKEKKAREIEEKKQKRLETKKQKEAMKAELAELKKLEKEKKKWESGKLATKCIVAEIDSSVIESGSVGGHLVQGFHEKGLCFRVTSNSIKGSILWKMQIPNEFTQDQASTSQVPYILFVLQAEEFCDLVSGGTLLDHVQKVRRQYPEFTICYVTNKLMSFIKRREQNQYNKATSNSNSWKRPPVEEALCKLATHYARVRSRHCTDEAEVTEHIVGLTYSLANCKFRKPLTWLSVHANGSNISKGCVDKDRIKKSAWLKSLVAIPGVSPGQAIAIEKKYPSMRSLLNVYMDDSKSVHEKEHLLEDLRLEGPLGDFKRRLGPACSKKVYTILMAQNGAAEVEVDRRGA, from the exons ATGGCGtcccacgccgccgtcgtcgagatcatcgacgacgacgacgacgtcgccgccgcctccacccctcCCGCCCTCCACAAGCGCTCCCatgcggtcgccgccgccgcccccgatTCCCCCGACGccttctccccttcccctccagaCCCGAAGCGGCGGCAGCTCGCGGCGTCAACCATCGTGCTCGACGACACCCCCACCCCTCCgaagcggcggccgccgccggtagCTGCCGACCGGTCCGCCTCCGTGGTGGCAGATACGCCCCGGTCGTTCGTGCCGTGCTCGCTCCGCAACCGCGCCATTGCTGGTGATACGCCCGATTCTGTTCTCCCGAGCCCGTCGTTCCACCTCGACGCTCCCGATTCCGCGACCCCTGGCTCGGATGTCCCGTGCTCCGTCGGGCTTGACGACATTGTTCCTGAGACCCCGGGCTTCAACTCCCCACGCTTGGCTCGTCCCCCGGCCGTGCCTGGCTTGACGTCTCCTATGACCGCGAGGAAATTTTCTG GAGTATCTTGTCCAATATCTCTGGATAGTGATGACGAATTGGATGACACTGTATACAGGGAGTCTTTAACCAGGACGCCAAGCAATATGGCGAAGCCAGAACACGCAATTCAGCCTTGTACTACTTCCTGTACTGATAAAGTTGAGAATGCAAAAAGTACAGATAAGAAGGATTATTCAAAATCAAATGTTGGATATCAAACAAACAAttctgcatgcaaaaataatg GAACAACCAGCTACAATCAACCCCCTCGTGCTAATTCTCCTTGTGAAGATTCTACCTTGAAGGAGGCTGATCCTTCTATCAATAACCATTGTCCGCAG GAAGAAAATGCCCTACCGATtgaagaaaggaagaagaaacaaCAG GAAGAGAAGAGactaaagaaggaaaagaaagccagagaaatcgaagaaaaaaaacaaaaacgacTG GAAACCAAAAAGCAAAAGGAAGCTATGAAAGCTGAACTAGCAGAATTGAAGAAgctggagaaagaaaaaaagaagtgggAATCAGGGAAGTTAGCTACAAAATGTATTGTTGCTGAGATTGACTCAAGTGTTATTGAAAGTGGCTCAGTTGGAG GTCATCTTGTGCAAGGATTTCATGAGAAGGGCCTTTGTTTTCGAGTAACATCTAATTCAATCAAGGGGTCAATTTTATGGAAGATGCAAATTCCTAATGAGTTTACCCAG GACCAAGCTTCAACATCACAAGTGCCATATATTCTCTTTGTGCTTCAAGCTGAGGAATTCTGCGATCTTGTAAGTGGTGGTACATTACTGGATCATGTTCAGAAAGTTCGAAGACAGTATCCAGAATTCACAATTTGCTACGTTACTAATAAACTGATGAGCTTCATAAAAAGACG CGAGCAGAATCAGTACAACAAGGCCACATCAAATTCTAATAGTTGGAAGCGTCCACCAGTGGAAGAG GCCTTATGCAAATTAGCGACACACTATGCTAGAGTGCGCTCAAGGCACTGCACAGATGAAGCTGAAGTGACAGAGCATATTGTTGGCTTGACATATAGTCTTGCGAATTGCAAGTTCAG GAAACCATTGACATGGTTATCTGTGCATGCTAATGGTTCAAATATTTCTAAAGGTTGCGTTGATAAAGATCGGATTAAGAAAAGTGCCTG GCTGAAGTCTTTAGTTGCTATTCCCGGAGTCAGTCCAGGACAAGCTATTGCAATTGAGAAGAAGTACCCGTCCATGAGATCACTACTGAATGTGTATATGGATGACAGTAAATCT GTTCATGAAAAAGAACATTTGCTTGAAGACTTGAGGTTGGAAGGTCCTCTGGGTGATTTTAAGAGAAGGCTCGGACCAGCATGCTCTAAAAAAGTGTACACAATTCTCATGGCACAAAATGGAGCGGCAGAAGTGGAAGTTGATAGGCGTGGAGCTTAG